The genome window TCTTCTGCGAGGCCTGCCACGCGCCCCACAACGCCGACCAGCCCGTCCGCCTCCTCCGGGGCGTGACGGAACAGGCCACGTGCCTGGCCCGGTGCCACAACGGGAGCGGCAACGGCACCGACGTCTCCGGCCTCTTCGGCGCCGCGGTGGCCTCGTCCCATCCCCTCGACTACGCCGAGGGGATCCACGACGCGGCGGAAGACCCCCTCGCCGCGCCGAAGCACGTGGAATGCGCCGACTGCCACAACGGCCACAGAGTCAAGGACCAGGCCGCCGTCCCGCCGGCGGTGGAGGGCGCCCTGGTGGGCGTCTCGGGCGTGGACATCACCGGGTCGGTGGTGGCGGAGGCGAGCCGGGAGTACGAGGTCTGCTTCCGCTGCCACGCCGACAACTCCTTCGTCTCGTCCACCGCGGTGCCCCGGGCCCTCCAGGAGGTGAACGAGCGGCTCCGGTTCGACCCCGCCAACCCCTCCTACCACCCGGTGGCCGCCATGGGGCGGGGAACCAACGTGCCGAGCCTCCGGCCGGAGTACACCACCTCCAGCCTCATCTACTGCACCGACTGCCACAACAGCGACCAGAGCGCCAAGGCCGGAGGCGCGGGGCCCGACGGGCCCCACGGCTCCAACTTCCGGCATATCCTCATCGCCCGTTACGAGGCCGACACCTACCCCCTCCCCTACAGCGAGGGCGACTACGCCCTCTGCTTCCGGTGCCACGACCCGGCCGTGCTCCTCGGCCCGGGATCGGCCTTCCCCAAGCACGGGCTGCACGTGGTGAGCCGGGGCGTCCCCTGCTCGGTCTGCCACGACCCCCACGGCGTCCCGGTGGCCGACGGCGCGACCCCCAGGGCCAACGCCCACCTCGTGAACTTCGACACCCGGTTCGTGCCCTTCGGCACCTACGACGCCCAGGCCCGGAGCTGCACCGTGAGCTGCCATGGCACCAAGTCCTACTGAACGGACGTCCGCCGGGAGGCCGGAGAAGATGCGAGGCGGAGGGGGCCCGGGCCGCCGCCGTGACGCACAGCCAGAGGCATCGCCGCGACGCCAATCGCGGCGCCATGAGAAGGAGGTCGTTCCATGAACCGGTTCCTCTCCCTTACCGTCTTCCTGGCCTTGTCCATGGCCGCGCCCGCCACGGGCGCCGCCCCGGCGGCCGCCCCCCCCGGGAAACCGGCCGCCGGAACCGCCCGTCCCAGGCCCTGGGAACCCCGGGAACGCGTGAAGATCCGGGACAAGAGCGGCTACTGCATCGAGTGCCACCGGGAGAAGACGCCGGGCCTCTTCCGGTCCTGGGTGGAGGGCCCCCACGCCCGGATCGGCGTCGGCTGCAACGACTGCCACGGGGCCTCCCCCTCGGACAAGGACGCCTTCCTCCACCAGCAGCGCTTCTACATCACCACGGCGGTCACCCCCTTCGACTGCGCCCGCTGCCACCCGGACGCCATCCGCGACTTCTACAACAGCGGCCATGCCGAGGCCCGGATCCGCCTCGAGAAGATGGGGCCGGACGACCCCCGGTACCCGCTCGTGGCCCCTTACCGGGACGGCGGCTTCGCCGAATGCGCCGGATGCCACGGGGCCAGGGTCCGCCTCGACGAGGACCGGCGACCCGGCCTCGGCACCTGGCCCAACGCCGGGATCGGCCGCCTCAACCCGGACGGGAGCCGCGGCAACTGCGCCGCCTGCCACCCGGCGCACCGCTTCGCCGCAGAGGACGCGCGGCGGCCCGAGGCCTGCCTCGGCTGCCACGACGGGCCCGACTACCCCGAGGGGGCCATCTACCTCCACTCCCCCCACGGCCGGGTGGCCGGCATGGGCCGGGCCCGGGACGACCTCTCCCGCCCCGGCTTCTTCTGCGACACCACCCGGTACGAGGGGCCCACCTGCGGCCTCTGCCACTTCAACGGGGCGGGCCGCGACCTCGTCACCCGACACAACCCGGCATGGCGGCTCACCAGGGACCTCCTCCACCCGGAGGCGCCCGAGAAGGGCCGGCCCGAGGACCTCCGGGGAAACATGGATCGCGTCTGCCAGCAGTGCCACGCGGCCTCCGTGGTGAAACGCTTCTTCGCCTCGGCCGACGAGAAGCTCGCCCGCTACCAGTCGGAGACCGTCCGCCCCAGGCTCGCCGGGTTCCGGAAACGGCTGAAGCATGCCCGCGGGAAGAAGCGACGGCGCCTGCTGGAGGAATACGGCGCCTTCCTCCGGGAGGCGAAGGCCTTCCGCCTCAACCTCTACATGGGGGTCCACGGCAGGTCCGGGCGCTAGCACCGGCCCGCCGGGCCCGGGGCGGTTCGTTCGGCGGGCCGGAACGACGGCCCGCGGGAAAGCCCCCTTCCCCGCGCCGTCCGCGCACCCCCAGGACCTGGGGTATTTCCCCTATTCTGCCCGGATAGTTGGGGGATTGCCCCAGAAGCGGCCGGCCCGGCCGGAACCGGCTAAACCTATTTCTTTACGTTAAAACAGTAAGTTGAGTGAATCCGCCCCACCCGCGTCCGCCGGGCACAGCGGGTGCAATGCGCCAAGGTGGGTTCGGCTGTCCCACGCCATGACGCCGGGCCGGGCCGCCCCGTCCCCCCTTCCAATGCGTGGAGGCCCGGCCGGTGCAGAGGAGGACGCCGTGCCGGCCCGTTCGGTGCGGCGCCCCGGAGGTGGCAGCCCTTGTTTCTCCGGAGAACGGGCCTTCGGAGAAACCCGGCACCCCAACCGGAGGAGAGGAGGCAACCATGAGGAGGAAGAGAGGAAGGCAGTGCCTCGTCCCGGCCGGGATGGCGCTCGCCCTGGGCCTGGCGTTCTCCATGCCGCCGCCCGGCGCCGCCATGGCCGCCGTCCCCGAGCACGCGCACATCGTACTCCGGGACCACCTCGGAAACCCCATCAGCCCGTCCGCCGCCACCGACAACGCCTTCAGCGTGAAGGGGACCTGCGGCTGCTGCCACGACGGCACCAACGGGCTCCTCTCGTACGACGAGTTGGAGCGCCACTCCTACCACGCCCAGCTCGCCGCCAACGAGATCCGCGGCTGGAACGCCTGGAACCCGGACTCCCCGGACAAGTTCCGGAGCGGTCCCGCCGCCAAGGGGAAGAACTGGGTCCAGAGCCCCGGCCACGTGGGGAAGTGGTGACCGCCGTCGGCGCGCCAGATGGCGAGGCTGTTCCTGGACGGAGCAGGATCTTCCTACAACGCGACCACGGCCACCTACCTCGACAACCCCTTCACCACCATGACGCCGTACGACTACGGGAGCCTCCTGGAGTTCCAGCGCCGGGTGGACAACTCCATCCCCGGCCAGATGCGGGACTGCGGTGAATGCCACGCCGGCGGCGGGGCCATGGAGTACGTGCCGGCGCCCACGCCCGGCGCCCGGGTGCCGCTCCGTGACATCGCCACGGCCGACGTCAACGGGGCCGGCCCCATCACCGCGGCCAACGTGACGGCCTTCAACTACTACGTGGACATCTACGACGACGACGGGGACGGCAACCGGTCCGAGGTCCTCTACAACGACTTCACCCAGACCGGGGTCCTCGAGTTCGACTGCCTCCTCTGCCACCTGGAGGGTTACGACTGGGAGGCCCGGAAGGAGGCCGTCCGCCACGGCAACTTCGATGCCTCGCGCACCGTGGGGGCCGGGCTGGGGATCCTGGCCGGCACCAACGGCCGGAGCGTGGTCTACGATCCCTCCCTGGTGGAGGACAACGGGACCGTGCTCAAGCTGGGTCTCTCCGTGGCGGCCAGGATCATGCCCACGCCGCCCACGGCCAACTGCGCCTCGTGCCACTTCGACGCCCACCAGGTGGACTGGAAGAAGCGCGGCGACGTCTGGGCCGGAAACGCCCTGAACGAGGTGCACCTGTCCATCGGCTGCATGGGCTGCCACAAGCGCAAGGACGAGGACTTCTCCAACGTGGGCACCGACGGGGCCCCGTCCAGCACCCTGCTCGGCCAGTGTGACCCGGCCAAGGGAGACGCCCCGTACAGCTCCCTCTGGAACAAGACCGACAACACCGTGAAGACCTGCGCGGACTGCCACCTCCGGGGCGGCGACGGCGGCCAGAGCTTCGCCGCGCCGAACCCCGCCAACGCCCACGCGGCGGCGGGGCTCACCGCCAAGGTGTGCCAGGACGGCACCGACGGAGTGGCGGACGCGAGCCACATCGACATCATCGCCTGCTCGGCCTGCCACGTCCGCAAGCTCAACCTCGGCGGGCCCTTCACCGGGGGTGCCCTGGTGGACGCCACCGGCCCGGATGCCGAGGGCCGCCTGGCCGACCACGAGAACCCCTACGTCACCCGCACCATGGAACGCAACGTTGCGGTCTCCTGGTACAAGGGGAGACTCGTGGCCTCCAACATCCTGACCACCCTCTTCTGGCGGGACAAGAACGACGTGGACTTCGACGCCAACCGCGACGGCCGAGCCGGCGGCATGGACGCCCTCCTGCCCACCCACGTCCGGACCATCGACGAGATCTACGGCGTGGGACCGGTCACGGAGGACGGCAACGTCTCCGGTGCCGAGCTCGACCAGCGAATCGCCCAGATCGACGCCGAGATCGAGGCCCTCACCGGGGTCTCCGGCGCCGCCAAGATCACGCGCCTCTCCTTCATGGCCGTGCCCTTCCGGGTGAACCACAACGTCTCGCCGGCCTGGGCCGCCTGGGGCGCCGGGGGCTGCGGCGACTGCCACGCCCCGGGGGCCGGCTTCTACAACGGCGCCTACCGCCTCAAGGGCGAGGGGCTCGAGGTGAGCTTCGGCGGCCAGGTGACGCCCTTCACCAAGGCCAACGCCTTCACCGACCCCACGGACTTCCACCCGAACCTCAAGGACAAGGCCGGGGTCCGCTCCATCCCGGTGAAGGCCGCCTTCCAGCAAGGAACCCTCCGCGACGTCGACCGGAGCGAACTCCTCTACGAGAACACCTTCAAGACCCGGAACACCGCCTGGGCGGACAGCCTCACCAGCGCGCCCATCACCTTCCCCGACGGGACCACGGCCACCACCAAGGGCTGGCTCTTCAAGGTGGAGGCCAAGGACCTCTTCACGGGTGACGTGGTGACCCGGAGCAAGATCGTCGGGACCCATGCCGCCAACGTGGACGAGCTGGTGGCGGCCCTCGGCCCGGCCTACACCGACAACCTGCCGGAGTTCACGGTGACGGCCGACAA of Dissulfurirhabdus thermomarina contains these proteins:
- a CDS encoding multiheme c-type cytochrome — encoded protein: MNRFLSLTVFLALSMAAPATGAAPAAAPPGKPAAGTARPRPWEPRERVKIRDKSGYCIECHREKTPGLFRSWVEGPHARIGVGCNDCHGASPSDKDAFLHQQRFYITTAVTPFDCARCHPDAIRDFYNSGHAEARIRLEKMGPDDPRYPLVAPYRDGGFAECAGCHGARVRLDEDRRPGLGTWPNAGIGRLNPDGSRGNCAACHPAHRFAAEDARRPEACLGCHDGPDYPEGAIYLHSPHGRVAGMGRARDDLSRPGFFCDTTRYEGPTCGLCHFNGAGRDLVTRHNPAWRLTRDLLHPEAPEKGRPEDLRGNMDRVCQQCHAASVVKRFFASADEKLARYQSETVRPRLAGFRKRLKHARGKKRRRLLEEYGAFLREAKAFRLNLYMGVHGRSGR
- a CDS encoding cytochrome c3 family protein, yielding MKPAPPLRVVLLALGALLAAAGPAPGGDVVHSPHNLSASGGGGLHDLKAPEEKRVCIFCHTPHHATHVTPLWSRELSTRVYDLYRSSTLKAAPGQPTGASRLCLSCHDGTIALGQLNGSYTISTLGPIPPGPTNLDDPEHSLRDDHPISFAYTPDLALGNELADPSLLPARGIKLEGGRLECTACHDPHDNRYGRFLVMDDTDSRLCIQCHEKTGWDQSLHPHPQDALAAPVFCEACHAPHNADQPVRLLRGVTEQATCLARCHNGSGNGTDVSGLFGAAVASSHPLDYAEGIHDAAEDPLAAPKHVECADCHNGHRVKDQAAVPPAVEGALVGVSGVDITGSVVAEASREYEVCFRCHADNSFVSSTAVPRALQEVNERLRFDPANPSYHPVAAMGRGTNVPSLRPEYTTSSLIYCTDCHNSDQSAKAGGAGPDGPHGSNFRHILIARYEADTYPLPYSEGDYALCFRCHDPAVLLGPGSAFPKHGLHVVSRGVPCSVCHDPHGVPVADGATPRANAHLVNFDTRFVPFGTYDAQARSCTVSCHGTKSY
- a CDS encoding cytochrome C, which translates into the protein MRRKRGRQCLVPAGMALALGLAFSMPPPGAAMAAVPEHAHIVLRDHLGNPISPSAATDNAFSVKGTCGCCHDGTNGLLSYDELERHSYHAQLAANEIRGWNAWNPDSPDKFRSGPAAKGKNWVQSPGHVGKW
- a CDS encoding PKD domain-containing protein, giving the protein MARLFLDGAGSSYNATTATYLDNPFTTMTPYDYGSLLEFQRRVDNSIPGQMRDCGECHAGGGAMEYVPAPTPGARVPLRDIATADVNGAGPITAANVTAFNYYVDIYDDDGDGNRSEVLYNDFTQTGVLEFDCLLCHLEGYDWEARKEAVRHGNFDASRTVGAGLGILAGTNGRSVVYDPSLVEDNGTVLKLGLSVAARIMPTPPTANCASCHFDAHQVDWKKRGDVWAGNALNEVHLSIGCMGCHKRKDEDFSNVGTDGAPSSTLLGQCDPAKGDAPYSSLWNKTDNTVKTCADCHLRGGDGGQSFAAPNPANAHAAAGLTAKVCQDGTDGVADASHIDIIACSACHVRKLNLGGPFTGGALVDATGPDAEGRLADHENPYVTRTMERNVAVSWYKGRLVASNILTTLFWRDKNDVDFDANRDGRAGGMDALLPTHVRTIDEIYGVGPVTEDGNVSGAELDQRIAQIDAEIEALTGVSGAAKITRLSFMAVPFRVNHNVSPAWAAWGAGGCGDCHAPGAGFYNGAYRLKGEGLEVSFGGQVTPFTKANAFTDPTDFHPNLKDKAGVRSIPVKAAFQQGTLRDVDRSELLYENTFKTRNTAWADSLTSAPITFPDGTTATTKGWLFKVEAKDLFTGDVVTRSKIVGTHAANVDELVAALGPAYTDNLPEFTVTADNATGTITIAAKPGYRVRLHPQSSAGAFGMAGAVWTDHPVTAVNGTAFAGRADWVAYLDRQNDPAAVGIGIDPVAVIASINGIVPDANGTPIEVEVGQPVTLAADTTVNTAGTFTYSWISSDAAGEVLPGATVSKTFSTVGTWLVTLKVTDEEGKLSQVSQKVSAVAPAPAADISYVGTASGVQTIRFANLPAHTMLYIFWGDGLKSRVYDTTSPKDVDHDFRLYAKYDKGDHYEFKVTAYVYDGSTRVDVKQAVISIPKADNP